Proteins co-encoded in one Zalophus californianus isolate mZalCal1 chromosome 9, mZalCal1.pri.v2, whole genome shotgun sequence genomic window:
- the HOXC12 gene encoding homeobox protein Hox-C12 — MGEHNLLNPGFVGPLVNIHTGDTFYFPNFRASGAQLPGLPSLSYPRRDNVCSLPWPSAEPCNGYPQPYLGSPVSLNPPFGRTCELARVEDSKGYYREPCAEGGGGLKREERGREPGPGVAPGAALLPLEPSGPPALSFKYDYAAGGGDGGAGPPHDPPSCQSLESDSSSSLLNEGNKGAGAGDPGSLVSPLNPGGGLSASGAPWYPIHSRSRKKRKPYSKLQLAELEGEFLVNEFITRQRRRELSDRLNLSDQQVKIWFQNRRMKKKRLLLREQALSFF, encoded by the exons ATGGGCGAGCATAATCTCCTGAATCCCGGGTTTGTGGGGCCGCTGGTGAACATCCACACGGGAGACACGTTCTACTTCCCCAACTTCCGCGCGTCCGGGGCGCAGCTGCCGGGGCTGCCTTCGCTGTCCTACCCGCGCCGCGACAACGTGTGCTCGCTGCCCTGGCCGTCGGCGGAGCCCTGCAATGGCTACCCGCAGCCCTATCTCGGCAGCCCGGTGTCGCTCAACCCGCCCTTCGGCCGCACGTGCGAGCTGGCGCGAGTGGAGGACAGCAAGGGTTACTACCGCGAGCCGTGCGCCGAGGGCGGCGGGGGCCTGAAGCGTGAGGAGCGCGGGCGCGAGCCGGGCCCGGGAGTCGCGCCGGGGGCAGCGCTGCTGCCGCTGGAGCCGTCGGGGCCGCCCGCGCTCAGTTTCAAGTACGACTACGCGGCAGGCGGCGGCGACGGTGGCGCGGGACCCCCGCACGACCCGCCCTCGTGCCAGTCACTGGAATCCGACTCCAGTTCGTCCCTGCTCAACGAGGGCAACAAGGGCGCCGGCGCGGGCGACCCGGGCAGCTTGGTGTCGCCTTTAAACCCCGGCGGCGGGCTCTCGGCCAGCG GCGCGCCCTGGTACCCGATCCACAGCCGCTCCCGGAAGAAGCGCAAGCCCTATTCGAAGTTGCAGCTGGCGGAGCTGGAGGGGGAGTTTCTGGTGAACGAGTTCATCACGCGGCAGCGTCGGAGGGAACTCTCAGACCGCTTGAATCTTAGTGA